The Streptomyces sp. NBC_00483 genome contains the following window.
GACGAGTACGTACTCGGGCAGCTCGTCGCGCACCCGGTGCATCAGCAGGGCGCCGACCGGGTCGTGCGGCACGAAGACGGGCCAGTTGTCGGGCATGGCCCACAGCGGCCCGACCAGTTCGGGCCGCTCGGCGAGGGTGGTGACGGTCAGGCCGTCGGGGGTGGCGGGATGCGTGCTCATGCGGTCATCGTGCATGGAAGCGCGGAGGCGCCGCAGTCGGATTTCCGCCCGTCGGCAGCTTCTGGTCCGGGCAGGCGTTCAGCACCTTCTTCATGGCGTCGCGCTCGGCGGCGGTCACCCACACCCCGTACTTCTTCTTCACGGCGACCTGCCCGGCGACGTACGTGCACCGGTACCCCTTGTTGGGCGGCAGCCAGGTGGCGGTGTCGCCATCTCCCTTGCTGCGGTTGGGAGTCGCGTCGACGGCGAGCAGGTTCAGCGGGTCGTTGGCGAACGCGATGCGCTTGCTCGGCTCCCACTGGAAGGCGCCCTTCTGCCAGGCGTCGGACAGCGCGACGAGGTGGTCGATGTCGACCTTGCTGCGGCCGCGCGTGAAGGAGATGTCCTTGCCGCCGTACGGGTCCGGGGAGAGCGTGCCGGAGACGACCTTGCAGTCGCCGTCCGAGTAACGCACGCCTTCCAGGTCCCGCTTGAGGATGTCGTCACGGGTGTCGCAGCTGTTGGAGTCGGTGTCGGCCCAGGCGCTGCCGAACCGTTCCCGCGCGTAACCGGTCTTCGGGGCACGCCCCTTGACGGTCAGCGAGCCGACGGCGGAGAGCGCGCTGCCCGCCTTGCCCTGGGGCTCCGGACCGGCCTCGCCGCCCCCGCCCGTCGCCGCCTCGCACCCGGTGACGGCGACCACGGCCACCAGCACGGCGGCCCCGGCCCGTACAGCGCCTCGCAGCACGGCGCTACCTCCCCTTTTGTTCGCGTTCGGTCCACTCACCGTATCCGAGGCATGATCACACCGTGCCGATGCCCAGCGTCGTCACGGAAGGCAGCAGACCCGACCCGATGACGGCTACCCACAACGGGCCCAGCAGATCCGTGAGTTCGGCGCTCGCCGGTGTCGTAAGCGCCACAGGGCCGGGGCCGGCCGGCTCAGCCCGTCGCGCTGTTCAGCGCCGAGAGGACCGCGCCGTACGCCTCCTTCTTCTGGTACGAGCCGTTGAAGAGGAGCGGGGTCTCCTGGGAGCGCCAGGAGTACTTGTCGGTGACGCCCCACACGGTGATGCCGTTGCACCGGGCGACGGCCACGCAGGCCTGGGTGACCTGCCGGTACACGTTGGCCTGTGCGGAGCCGGAGCCGCCGACGTCGAGTTCGGTGATCTGTACGTTCACGCCGAGGTCGGCGAAGCGCTGGAGGTTCTGCTTATAGGTGCTGAGGTTCTCGTTCGAGGAGAGGTGGCTCTGGAAGCCGACGCAGTCCAGCGGGACGCCGCGGGTGCGGAAGTCCTTGACCATCCGGTAGACGGCGTCGCTCTTGGCGTTGACGCCGTCGGTGCCGTAGTCGTTGTAGCAGAGCTTGGCCTTGGGGTCGGCCGCCTTCGCGGTGCGGAAGGCGTCCTCGATCCAGCCGTCGCCGAGCTGCTTCTGCAGGTTGGACTGGCGTCGGCTGCCGTCCCACTCGTACGCCTCGTTGACCACGTCCCAGGTGTCGATCTTGCCCGCGTAGTGTCCCGCGACCTTGGTGATGTGGTTGCGCATGGCCTGGCGCAGGCTGTCGCCGGTCAGCCCCTGGATCCAGCCGGGCTGCTGGGCGTGCCAGACGAGGGCGTGGCCGCGGACGAACGTGCCGCGCTGCTGTGCGTAGTTGACGAGGTCGTCGCCGCCGCTGAAGTTGAACTGGTTCGGGCTCGGCTCGGTGGCGTCCCACTTCATCGCGTTCTCGGCGACGACGCTGGAGAACTCGCGGTTGAGCGTGGACTCGTAGTCGCTCTCGCCGAGGCGCGGGGCGACCGCGGCGCCGAAGTACCTGCCGTGCTCGGCGGCCGCGCCACCGAGCGTGTCGGCGGCCTGGGCGGTGGGCGACAGGGTCAGGGCGGCGGCCGCCGCGAGGGCGCCGGCCGCCGCGGCGACGAGCACGGATCTGGTCCGTCGTGAGGTGCGGGTTCTGGAGGAGCTGTCGGTCATGGCGCTTCCCTCTCTGGTGGGGGGCCTTGTGGGGCTCAGGACAGGGCGGCTTCCCAGCGCGTACCGTCGCCGGTGGCGTCGGCGGCGAGCCGGTCGCGGGCGGCGGTGTCGTCGTACAGGCGCCAGCGGAACCAGTCCACGAGGGTGTTCTGGGTCCGGTCGAAGGTGGGGAACCCCGGGTTCAGGTACGAGGCGTGGTCCGCGCCGAGGTGGGTGAGGAACGCCTTGGGCGCCGGCAGCTCCGCGTACGCCCGCCGGGCCAGGGCGTAGTCGCAGGTCGGGTCCTTGTCGCCGTGGATGAACAGCGTGCCCGCGTGGACCGAGGCGGCGGGGGTGCCCATGTCGACGCAGGCGACCGGTACGGCGGCGACGATCCGCTCGTCGGGCCAGGCGGTCAGCAGGCCGTGGATGGTCATGCCGCCCATCGAGTGCCCGGAGACGCCGACGCCCGCCGCCGTGTCGATGTGCCCGGCGAAGGGGCCGCTCTGGTTCAGGGCCAGGGTCCGGGTGAGGACCTCGGAGACGTCCTTCGACCACTCCCCTCCGTATACGGAACCGATGTTGGTGTTGTCGGAGATCGAGGGGGCCGGACAGATGAAGCCGGCGGAGGCTATCGCGTGGGTCTGCGAGGCGTACGAGTCGGAGTTGCCGTACGCGCCGTGGTTCCACTCCGCGACGGGGAACACGCCGTCGGCGAGCGGGGCGTCGGGAACGGGGGCGCCGCCGGGGGCGCCGGGGGTCGGGTAGAAGACCTTGGTGAACAGGGAGCGGCTGCCGCGGCTCCAGTTGAACTGGCGCACTCCGATCGCGAACTGCTGTGCGGGCGCGGCCTGTTCGGCCCCCGAGGCCGGGTACAGCCCGGAGTCGAGCAGGGGGACGCTCAGCCCCGCCGTCGCGGCCGCGGTCAGGCCGAGGAAGGTACGTCGCTTCAACGACATGCGTGAACTCCTTGGGTGTGGGGGGGGTGCGCATGCGTGCAGCTCAGGCCGCCATTGGTCGAAATACCGGACGACGGCCGGGCCTTCGGACGTAGGAATGATGGAGGGCTTGACGGTGAGCGGTCAACGTTTCTCGCGCAATTGTTTCGGCAGCTGGACCGAAACTCTTGCGGGAAAGTTTCAACACCACTGGTGAGCGGGCGACTTGGAGGACGGAGAAAAAATCCGGTCGGCGCGGCAGCGCTCAACTCCGCGGCGCCGCCGTGCTCTCGCGGACCACGAGTTCCGTGGCGATCTCCACACCGAGCTGCCGCACCCGCTCCCCACGGCCCAGCGCGAGGGCCAACTCCGTTGCGGAGGCGGCCATTTCGTCGAGCGGCTGGCGCACCGTCGTCAGCGGCGGATCGGCCCAGACGGCGACCGGCATGTCGTCGAAGCCGACCACGCTCAGGTCCTGCGGGACGCGCAGCCCGGCCTCGCGCGCCGCCTGGTAGACGCCGAGTGCCTGCATGTCGTTGGCGGTGACGATCGCGGTGGGCCGGTCGGGGCGGCCCAGCAGCGCCCGGGCCGCGGCCTGGCCGCCCTCGCGCGTGAGCGGCCCACGGACCGTCGCGTCCGGGTCCACGGGCAGCCCGGCCGCCTCCAGCGCGGATCGGTAACCGGCCGCCCTGGCAAGGCAGAACGCGTGGTCGGGGCCGCCGATCAGGGCGATGTGCCGGTGGCCGAGGGCGATCAGGTGGCGCGTCGCCGACCGGCCGCCCTTGAAGTTGGTGGCGCCGACGTAGGGGACGCCGTCGGGCACGTCGTCCATCGGGTCGAAGACGACGTACGGGATGCCCTTCGCCCTGAGCCGCTCGCGCTCCGCCTCGGGGAGCTGGAACACCGACAGTACGCACAGCGGGCGCCGCCCCACGGTGTCGTCGACCGAGGCGTCCGCGTCGTGCAGGCCGAACTTGGAGACGATGACACCGGCCCGGTTCCTGCGGGCCACCTCCTCGACGCCGCGGATGATCTCCCCCACCCACATGCTCTTCAGCTCGCGGAAGATCAGCTCCACGAACTTCTGCCTGTTGTCGGAGGTCTTGCGGTATCCGTGCTCGCTGATCAGTTCCTCGATCCGGGCCCGGGTCCCGTCGGACACCCCCGGCCTGCCGTTGAGCACCCGCGACACCGTCGGCACCGACACTCCCGCCAACGCGGCGATGTGCGCGATCCGCACCGACGCCGGACCCTCATCGCGCGCGGCCTTCCCGCTGCCCGCCGACGTACCCTCACGGCTGTCCGCCACGACCACTCTTCCCGATCAACCGACATCGCCTGCGGGCCGATTCGACTCGACGTTGTCACTGGCGTCAAGGTCGGACGATCCCCGCATGAACACCACGAACACCGGCGCGGGCACCGGCATCGGCCGGCGGATCACGGCGCAGGTGGCGGTGCGGGAGCGGCTGGCGGCCGGCGGCCGGCGGCGGCTCTGTCGCAGGTGTCCGTCAGGTGTTGACCCAGCGGTTGCGGCTGCCGTCCGGGGCGCACTTGATGATCCGGCCGTTCTCGGCGTGCGTGGTGCTCCCGACGTCGGCGTTGCGGCAGAACTGGCCCGCGCTGTAGCAGTTGCCCGCGCTGGAGACGATCTCGCAGGCCGGGGCGGCCGGGGCCTGCGTCCTGGAGTGCGTGGGGGCGGGCGGCGGGGCCTTGGTCCTGGTGTGCGTCGGGGCCGGGGCCTGCGTCTTGGTGCGGGGCGGGGTGGGCGTCGGGGTCGGGGTCGCCGAGTGTGTCGGCTTCGGTGTCGCACTCGGCGTCGCGCTGTGCGTGGCGGACGGCCGCGGCGAGGACGTGACCGGGGCAGGCGTCGTCGTGGACGCGGCGGGACGCACCGACCGCGAGTCGGCGACGTCATCGGTCTTCGGGGACGTACCGGCGCCGAAGGCACCCACGGCGACCATCAGGGCGACCGCGGCTCCGGCGACGGCCGCCAACGACCCGCCCAGCGACGGCTGTTGGACCATCCGCGTGCGCGGCGTGCGCAGTCCGGCGAGGACGGCCCCGCCGAGGGCGAGGACGACGGCCACGACCGCTCCGGCGCCACCGGTGCCGATCACCACGGCCACCACCGCGCCGACGAACGCGACGGCGGCGAGCCCCGCGTCCCCCGCCGAGCGCCGGCGCAGCGCGGTCCACGCGAAGGGCAGCCAGGCGAGCAGGCCGAAGCTGAGCACGGCTATGAGGGCTCGCCCGGCGCATCGGGCGCCGAAGTTCGCAAGGGGCTCGCCGCCCCGGGGAGCAGCCGGCGGGGCTGGTGTGTACGACATGCGCATCCCGTATGTGATGGAAATGTGAAGGATCGGGGGAGAAAGATAGCGCATGCACGGACCGCGGCGGCCCGGAACGCGGAAGACGGTGGTGGGCCCGGACCCCCGCAAGGGTCCGGGCCCACCACCGTCGCCGCTGAGACTCCAGGTGCTACGAACCCAGGATCGTCGTCAGGAACTCCCCGACCCACGCCAGCAGTTCCCGGCCGACCACCGGCTTGCCGCCCATCTTCTTCGGCTTCGGGCGCGGCACGAGGAGCTGGTGGGTGGCCGACTTGATGACCGTGCCGGGGTAGAGGCGCTTGAGGCGGAGTTCCTGGGACTCCCGCAGCTCCACCGGCGCGAAGCGGATGTTGTTGCCCTGGAGCACGATCTCGCCGACCCCGCAGGCCCGCGCCAGCATCCGCAGGCCCGCCACGAGCAGCAGGTTCTCCACCGGTTCCGGCAGCTTGCCGTAGCGGTCGACGAGTTCCTCGCGGACCTGCTTGACGTCGTCCTCCGTGTTCGCGGAGGCGATGGCGCGGTAGGCCTGGAGGCGCAGGCGCTCGCCGGGCGCGTAGTCGTGCGGTACGTGCGCGTCGACCGGGAGCTCGATCTTGACCTCCAGCGGCGGCTCCTCCTCGACGCCGCCTTCGAGCGAGGCGCGGTAGTCCGCGACCGCCTCGCCCACCATGCGTACGTACAGGTCGAAGCCGACGCCCGCGATGTGCCCGGACTGCTCGCCGCCGAGCAGGTTGCCCGCTCCGCGGATCTCCAGGTCCTTCATCGCGACGTACATGCCCGCGCCCATCTCCGTGTGCTGGGCGATGGTGGCGAGGCGTTCGTGCGCGGTCTCCGTCAGGGGCTTCTCGGGCGGGTAGAGGAAGTAGGAGTAGCCGCGCTCGCGACCTCGGCCCACGCGGCCGCGCAGCTGGTGGAGCTGGCTCAGGCCGAAGTTGTCGCCGCGCTCCACGATCAGCGTGTTCGCGTTGGAGATGTCGATGCCGGACTCGACGATCGTCGTCGAGACGAGGACGTCGAACTTCTTCTCCCAGAAGTCCACGACGACCTGTTCCAGGGCCTGTTCGGACATCTGGCCGTGCGCCGTCGCGATCCGCGCCTCCGGCACGATCGCCCGGAGCCTGGCCGCCGCCCTGTCGATGGACTCGACCCGGTTGTGGATGTAGAAGACCTGGCCCTCGCGGAGCAGCTCGCGGCGGATCGCGGCGCCGATCTGCTTCTCCTCGTACGGACCGACGAAGGTCAGGACCGGGTGGCGCTCCTCCGGCGGCGTCGTGATCGTCGACATCTCGCGGATGCCGGTGACCGCCATTTCGAGCGTACGGGGGATGGGGGTCGCCGACATCGTCAGCACGTCGACGTTGGCCCGGAGCTTCTTCAGCTGCTCCTTGTGCTCGACGCCGAAGCGCTGCTCCTCGTCGACGATGACGAGGCCCAGGTCCTTGAACTTGGTCTCGGAGGAGAACAGGCGGTGCGTGCCGATGACGATGTCGACCGAGCCGTCCCGCAGCCCTTCGAGCGTCGCCTTCGACTCGGTATCCGTCTGAAAGCGGCTCAACGCCTTGACGCTGACGGGGAATTGGCCGTACCGCTCGGTGAACGTGCCGAAGTGCTGCTGCACGAGGAGGGTCGTCGGCACGAGGACCGCGACCTGCTTGCCGTCCTGGACCGCCTTGAACGCGGCGCGGACCGCGATCTCCGTCTTGCCGTAGCCGACGTCGCCACAGATCAGCCGGTCCATCGGGACCGTCTTCTCCATGTCCTCCTTGACCTCGGCGATCGTGGTCAGCTGGTCGGGCGTCTCCACGTACGGGAACGCGTCCTCCAGCTCCCGCTGCCAGGGGGTGTCCGAGCCGAAGGCGTGGCCGGGCGCCGCCATGCGCGCGCTGTACAGCTTGATCAGGTCGGCGGCGATCTCCTTGACCGCCTTCTTGGCCTTCGCCTTCGTCTTCGTCCAGTCGGCGCCGCCCAGGCGGTGCAGCGTCGGGGCCTCACCACCCACGTACTTGGTGATCTGCTCCAGCTGGTCCGTGGGGATGTAGAGGCGGTCGCCGGGCTGGCCGCGCTTGGCGGGCGCGTACTCGACGACGAGGTACTCGCGGGTCGCGCCCTGCACCGTGCGCTGCACCATCTCGATGTAACGGCCGACACCGTGCGCCTCGTGCACGATGTAGTCGCCGGATTCGAGGGTGAGCGGGTCGATCGTCTTGCGGCGCCGCGCGGGCATGCGGGCGCCTTCCTTGCCTGCGGCCCGCTGCCCGGTGAGGTCGGTCTCGGTGAGGACGGCGAGCTTCAACCCCGGGTCCACGAAGCCGAATTCGAGGCTGCCGCAGGACACCTGGACGACGGACGGGGCGAGTTCACCGAGGTCCTTCTCCAGGCGGGCCGCGATGCCCTCGCCGCCGAGCACCTCGACGGTGCGGGCCGCGGGGCCGTGGCCCTCGGTGACGTAGACCGCGCGCCACCCGTCGGCGAGCCAGCCCTTGGTGTCGGCGAGCGCGCGGGCGGTGTCACCGCGGTACGTCTCCGGAGCGTGCATGCCGAGCTGGAGGGTGTCCGCCTCCCCGTCCACGGTGTCCGCCGCGAACGGGGACACCGACCACCACATCATCCCGAGCTCGCGCGCCCGGTCCCGGACGTCCGCGATCGCCCACAGGGACGCGGCGCCCACGTCGATGGGGGCCTTGCCGCCGGTGGCAGAGGCGGCCCAGGAAGCCTGGAGGAATTCCTGGCTGGTGGCTACGAGGTCGGCGGCCCGGGTCCGTACGCGCTCCGGGTCGCAGACCATGGCCATCGATCCGGCCGGCAGCACGTCGAGCAGCAGCTCCATGTCGTCGACGAGGACGGGGGCGAGGGACTCCATGCCCTCGACCGCGATCCCCTCGGCGATCTTGCCGAGCAGTTCTCCCAGCTCAGGGTGTTGTTCCGCGAGGTCCGCCGCGCGGGCGCGGACATCGGCGGTGAGCAGCAGCTCGCGGCAGGGCGGCGCCCACAGGCCGTGCTCGGCGATTTCGAGGGAGCGCTGGTCGGCGACCTTGAAGTACCGGATCTCCTCGATGTCGTCGCCCCAGAACTCGACGCGGAGGGGGTGCTCCTCGGTCGGCGGGAAGACGTCGAGGATGCCGCCGCGCACGGCGAACTCGCCGCGCTTCTCCACGAGTTCGACCCGGGCGTACGCCGCCGCGGCCAGCGCCTGGACGGTCTCCTCCAGGTCGGCGCTCTGCCCGCTGCGCAGGGCCACGGGCTCCAGGTCGCCGAGGCCCTTGACCTGTGGCTGCAGCACGGAGCGGATGGGTGCGACGACGACGGAGACCGGGCCCGTCTCCGGGTCGTCGGACGTGGGGTGGGCGAGGCGGCGCAGCACGGCGAGGCGGCGGCCCACGGTGTCCGACCTCGGGCTGAGCCGCTCGTGCGGCAGCGTCTCCCACGACGGGTACTCGACGATGCCGCTCTCCGGCAGCAGCGAGCGCAGCGCGCCGGCCAGGTCCTCGGCCTCGCGCCCGGTGGCGGTCACCGCCAGGACGGGGCGCTTCGCCTCGCGGGCGAGCGCGGCGATCGCGAAGGGGCGGGACGCGGGTGGGCCCACCAGGTCGACGTGCATCCGGTTGCCGTCCCCCGCGGCCTTCACCGCTTCAGCGAGGGCCGCGTCCTTGACGACGGCGTCGAGCAGTCCGTGCAGGCTCATGGAGAAGATCCGTCCCGGGTCAGTGGGCAACGCGAAGGGCCCGACACGTGGTACGGGCCGGGGGTTCCAGCGTACGTCGTCCTCCGGGGGCTCACCCGTTTGAACGTTTCCGGCTACCCGGGGTTGCGGACTCGGGGCTCTGCCCCGGACCCCGCGCCTCAAACGCCGGCGGGGCTGGAAAGATCGGGGCTCCGCCCCGGACCCCGCTGCTCAATCGCCGCAGGGGCTTGAATGGCCCAGCCGCCCAAAGGCCCCCGCGGATGAAGCTCCGCGGGGGCAGGAGGCCGGACGGCTATTCCGTCGCGATTGCGTTCAGGACGTTCATGCGGCCTGCCCTGAAGGCCGGGATCAGGGCCGCGAAGAGGCCCACGAAGGCGGAGGCGATGAAGACCGCGATGATCGTCGGCCAGGGGATCTCCAGGACGCCGAGGCCCTCCAGGGCGAGCAGCTTCTGTGCGGTGGCGCCCCAGCCCATGCCGAGCCCGAGGCCGAGGAGTGCGCCGAAGACGGCGATGACCACCGATTCCAGGCGGATCATGCGGCGCAGCTGGCGGCGCGAGAGGCCGATGGCCCGCATCAGGCCGATCTCCCGGGTCCGCTCGACCACCGAGAGGGCCAGCGTGTTCACGACGCCGAGCACCGCCACGATGATCGCGAGCGCGAGCAGCCCGTAGATCATGTTCAGGAGCTGGCCTATCTGGTCCTTCAGCGTCTGCTTGTAGTCGGTCTGGTCCTTGACCTTGACGGTCGGGTCGGCGGCGACGGAGGCCTTGAGCGCCTTGTACGCCTGGTCGGCCTTGCCGGGCTCCGCCTTCGCGAACATCATCCCGTTCAGCGGCACCCGGTCCGCCGGCAGGTATCGCGTGGCCGTCGCGACGTTCGTGTACATCGCGCCCTTGTCGAAGACCGTGTCCTCGTCCGAGGTGATCGCCGCGACCTTGAGCCTGGCGGTCCGCCCGTGGTCGAAGGCGACGGTCATCGTGTCACCGGCCTTGATGTGGTGGCGCTCGGCGAACTCCGAGCCGACCGACATCGCGTTCTTCCCGTACGCCGCCGAGAGCTGCCCGGAGGTCATGTCGCGCCGCAGGTCCTCGGCGTAGCTCGGGCTCGCCGCGGAGATCTCCTCCTTCTCCTTGGCGCCGGAGGGGGTGGTCAGTGTCGCCTTGACGAACTTGACCTCGGTGACATGGGAGACGCTCCCGCCCTTCTGGACCTTCTTCATGGCTGCGGCGGCCTGCGGTGTGATGTCGCCGTTGCTCGGCTCGACGATGAAGTCCGCGCCGACCGACTTGTCGAGCTGGTCGGTCGCCGAGGCCACCATCGAGGAGCCGACGACGGAGAGGCAGGCGACGAGCGCGAGGCCGATCATCAGGGCCGCGCCCGTGGCGCCGGTGCGGCGCGGGTTGCGCAGCGCGTTGCGCTCGGCCATGCGGCCCACCGAGCCGAACATCCTCAGCAGCACGGCGCTGATGGCGCGGACCACGATGCCGGCGAGCAGCGGGCCGATGACGACGAAACCGATGAGCGAGGCGACGATCCCCGCGCCGAGGAACAGCGAGCCCTCGCTCGCCTTGTCGGCCTGCGCGGCGAGGTACAGCGCGTACCCGCCGCCGCCCGTGAGGACGAGGCCGATGACTGCGCGTACGGCCCCCGCCTTGACGTCGGCCGGGGTGCCCGCGTCGCGCAGCGCGGCCATCGGGGAGACCTTGCCCGCGCGGCGGGCCGGCAGATACGCGGCGAGGACGGTGACGACGATGCCGAGCAGCAGGCCGATCGCCGGGGTCGTCCACTTCACCGTGAGGTCGCCGGTGGACAGCTCCATGCCCATGGACGACATGAGCTTCATCAGGCCGACGGCCAGGCCCACGCCCGCGCCGACGCCGACCACCGAGCCGACGACGCCGAGCAGCAGCGCCTCGACCAGCACGGACCGGTTGACCTGCTTGCGCGAGGAGCCGAGGGCGCGCATCAGGCCGATCTCGCGGGTGCGCTGGGCGACCAGCATCGAGAACGTGTTGATGATCAGGAAGATGCCGACGAGGAAGGCGATGCCGGCGAAGCCGAGCAGGGCGTACTTGATGACGTCCATGAAGGAGCCGACGTCCGCGGCGTTGGCGTCCGCGGTCTCCTGCTGGGTCTGGATCTTGTACGCGCCGCCGGTGCCGAGGGCCGCGGCGACGTCCTTCTTGAGCTGCGTGTCGCTGACGCCGCTGTCCGCGGCGACGTTGATCTGGGTGAACTGCCCGGTCTTGCCGATGAGTTCACGCTGGGAGGTCGCGGTGTCGAAGTAGACGACGGCCGCGCCGGGGTTGGTCACCTTGAAGGCGGCGATGCCGGTGATCTTCGCCTTGAAGTCGCCGGTGGCGGCGATGGTGCGCAGCTCGTCGCCCAGCTTCAGGTGGTGCTTGTCCGCCGTGTCGGAGTCGACCATGACCTCGGTGGGGCCACGCGGCGAGTGCCCGGTGGTGATCTCCATGGACCGCAGGTCGTTGTGCGTCCAGTTGCCCGCGATGGTCGGGGCGCCGGTGGTGGACCCCATGTTCTTGTTGTCGGAGTTCACCACGGTCACGTTCATCGAACTGACCGCGCCCTCGGCCGACTTGATGCCCTCGGACTTCTTCACGGCCGCGAGCGCGGACGCGGGCAGCGACTCGGGCCGCCCGGTGTCGCTGCCCTCGGCCCCGGAGCCCTTGGGGCTGACGGTGACGTCGGACGCGGTGGCGCTGAAGAGCTTGTCGAAGGTCTTGTCCATCGTGTCGGTGAACACGAGCGTTCCCGTGACGAAGGCGACCGAGAGCAGCACGGCGACCGCCGAGAGAGCCATCCGGCCCTTGTGCGCGACGAAGTTGCGCAGCGAGGTCTTCATGACCGTGTTGGCACTCATGATGTGCGACCTCGGGCGTCGAAGTCCTTCATGCGGTCCAGGACGGCCTCGGCGGTCGGGCGCGCCATCTCGTCGACGATGCGGCCGTCCGCGAGGTAGAGGACGCGGTCCGCGTACGAGGCGGCCACCGGGTCGTGCGTGACCATCACGATCGTCTGGCCCAGCTCGTCGACGGAGCGGCGCAGGAAGCCGAGGACCTCGGCGCCGGCGCGCGAGTCGAGGTTTCCGGTCGGCTCGTCACCGAAGATGATCGACGGCCGGGAGGCCAACGCCCGGGCCACGGCGACCCGTTGCTGCTGTCCGCCGGAGAGCTGTGTGGGCCGGTGCTTCAGGCGGTCGGCGAGCCCCACGGTCTCGACGACCTGGCGCAGCCACGCGGCGTCCGGCTTGCGGCCCGCTATGTCCATCGGGAGCGTGATGTTCTCGACCGCGTTCAGCGTCGGCAGCAGGTTGAACGCCTGGAAGATGAAGCCGATGCGGTCCCGGCGCAGCTTGGTGAGCTTCTTGTCCTTGAGGCCGGTGATCTCGGTCTCGTCGAGGAAGATCTGCCCGGACGTGACCGTGTCCAGGCCCGCCAGGCAGTGCATCAGCGTCGACTTGCCGGAGCCCGAAGGGCCCATGATCGCGGTGAACCGGCCGCGGGCGATGTCCACGTCGACGTGGTCGAGCGCGACGACTCGGGTCTCCCCCGTCCCGTACGCCTTCACGAGCTGAAGCGCCCGCGCGGCGACGGCCGAACGCTGTCCAGTGTCCCTGTACCCGGGAATGGTTGCAGCCGTAGTCACGGTAAGTCTCCTAAGTCGGTCACGCCTCGGATGCGTGGGATCAACGCCTTGTGCGGCCAAGTCTGGTGGAGCGGGGTATCCCGGCGCGTTGTGGAAAAGCCCCGTCTTTTCCGGGGGAAAACCCCACCACCCAAACGCTACGAACCCCCCTGTGCCCGCTCGTCCTCCAGCGGGACGAACCGACCCTGGCCCCTTGTACGGAGGCTCCCTTAGGGGAGGTCCACCCCTCGGTGGACGTCTACTCAGGGGCGCCTCCACCCGCATAAGCTCCTGACGTAGATACGTGCAGGGGGAACACATGCAGGGGACCACCGACCGACGCCGCGGAGCCGTCGTCGCCGCGCTGATGCTGAGCATGGCGCTCGCCGCGCTCGACACGACCATCGTCTCGACCGCGGTGCCGCAGATCGTCGGCGACCTCGGCGGCTTCTCCGTCTTTTCCTGGCTGTTCTCGGGCTATCTGCTCGCGGTCACCGTCACCCTCCCCGTGTACGGGAAGCTGTCGGACACCTTCGGCCGCAAGCCCGTGCTGATCGCGGGCAGCGTGCTGTTCCTGGTCGGCTCGCTGCTGTGCGCGTCCGCGTGGAACATGGGCGCCCTGATCGCCTTCCGGGTGGTGCAGGGCCTGGGCGGCGGCGCGATCCAGGGCACCGTGCAGACCCTGGCGGCCGACCTCTACCCCCTGAAGGAACGCCCCAAGATCCAGGCCAAGTTGTCGACCGTGTGGGCCACTTCGTCGGTCCTCGGCCCGGCGCTCGGCGGGCTGCTCGCCTCGTTCGCGGGCTGGCGCTGGATCTTCCTGATCAACCTGCCGGTCGGCGCCGTCGCGCTCTTCCTCCTCGTACGGCACCTGCACGAACCCCGGGCGGACCGGGAGAACGCGGCGCGGCCGCGGATCGACTGGGCGGGCGCGCTCGCGGTGTTCGCGGCCGGCGGGGCGCTGCTGACCTGGCTGGTGCAGGGCGGGGTCGCATGGGCGTGGGGGTCGGCGCCCTCGATCGCCCTGCTCTGTACGGGAGTTGCGCTCATCGGCGCCGTCTTCCTGATCGAGCGGCGGGTGGCCGAGCCGATCCTGCCGGGCTGGGTGTGGCGGCGGCGCACCATCGCGGCGGTCAACCTGGCGCTCGGCGCGATGGGC
Protein-coding sequences here:
- a CDS encoding ABC transporter ATP-binding protein, producing the protein MTTAATIPGYRDTGQRSAVAARALQLVKAYGTGETRVVALDHVDVDIARGRFTAIMGPSGSGKSTLMHCLAGLDTVTSGQIFLDETEITGLKDKKLTKLRRDRIGFIFQAFNLLPTLNAVENITLPMDIAGRKPDAAWLRQVVETVGLADRLKHRPTQLSGGQQQRVAVARALASRPSIIFGDEPTGNLDSRAGAEVLGFLRRSVDELGQTIVMVTHDPVAASYADRVLYLADGRIVDEMARPTAEAVLDRMKDFDARGRTS
- a CDS encoding MFS transporter, whose amino-acid sequence is MQGTTDRRRGAVVAALMLSMALAALDTTIVSTAVPQIVGDLGGFSVFSWLFSGYLLAVTVTLPVYGKLSDTFGRKPVLIAGSVLFLVGSLLCASAWNMGALIAFRVVQGLGGGAIQGTVQTLAADLYPLKERPKIQAKLSTVWATSSVLGPALGGLLASFAGWRWIFLINLPVGAVALFLLVRHLHEPRADRENAARPRIDWAGALAVFAAGGALLTWLVQGGVAWAWGSAPSIALLCTGVALIGAVFLIERRVAEPILPGWVWRRRTIAAVNLALGAMGLLMVAPTAFLPTYAQSVLGLSPTAAGFVLSVMTLSWPVSAALSQHVYRRIGFRDTAAIGMAGALVLLAAFPLLLPYPGEVWQPTLLSLLLGATLGLFQLPLIVGVQSTVGWAERGTATASVLFYRQIGQTVGAAAFGAVANGVIAGRLGSGADLDAVARDSGADEVRRAIDAAVDSVYVGAACAAGVALLVLLTLAPRRFPVLESEAPDPVAEKSGQEKSSAAQLPHQQHSPHVQEKSPGTD